Part of the Flavobacterium sp. MDT1-60 genome, AGATGATTTCCATTGTTTGGTAAACAGATAAATACTGTCTTTTGAAACGATAAAAGCTTCACAATCAAAATCGGTACTGTTTGGTTTTTGGGGAGAAAAATCAATTTGATCAGCATAGGTAAAAGAAATAGTTTCAATAATAGGATTTCCTTCTAAGAATGATTTTTTCTCGATTTTTAAAATTTGTAAGTCGGTTCGGTTGCCAGCAAAATTATTTCCGAAATCTCCAATATATAGGTAAGAACTGTCTTGTGTAATTTCTTCCCAGTCACGATTTATTACTTTATCGAGAATAATTTTTTTCTGAATTTTCCCTAAAGTATCTAATCCGTAAATCGTTCTATCATGATCGTCATTGTGTGTCCATAGTAAATTATCAAATGATAGCAGTCCTGAGGTTTCTTTGATAGAATCGCTTAATCTTTTTGAATATTTTGGCTTAACTTTCTTAACGTCGTAGAAACAGCTTCCATCATTTATAGTTGCTTTCGAATTGTAGTTTTTCGCCATTGGATCTGTACAATTATAAGTTTGTGCGTTAGTTTGGCAGAAGGTGATAAAGAAAAAAAACAATACTTGTTTCATAATTATTTTATAGATGCTGCTGAATCTTAATTGTTTAAAATATTTTTGTTGTTGTTAAACAATTAAGAGATTAAAGATACGTTAAGTTTTTAAAATGTTTTATAATTCCTCAGGTTATTTCTGCTTAATAAAGTCATAAGTTTTTAAAGTATTATAATAAGGTATTTCTGGGTTTATGTGTTTTTCTACATATTCCTAAGCATTATTTTTGCAAAAATATAAATGAATTCTTTCAAAGAAAAAACGTATCTGTTTGATATTGAGTTTTATACTGTATGTTGTTAATTTTGAAACAATTAGTGCATTTTTTTGTCTTAAAAGTCTAAAAATTGTCGATATATTTGCAGCCAATATGAATTTTTCTGATTTCTAATAAATGGGAGTTGGAAGAGCGAAGCTGTGTTTTGTTGTTAAATATTAAATTTACGGTACTATTAGTTGAAGTGCTATTAATAGAATTATTTTTGTTGTTGAGTTAACAAAAAAGCTTATATTAAATAGAAAAATAAGATTTAAAGTTTTTATATAAATTGTTTAAGAGAATAGCTAACAGCTAATCAATAAGAAGTTGAAAAGTGTTTTTAATCAACTGTTGAATTTAAAAGTAAAATATACATATGAAAATATTAGACTGTACATTACGAGATGGAGGGTATTATACAAATTGGGATTTTGATAAAAATTTAGTTGATACTTATTTAACAGCAATGAATGATTTACCTGTAGAGTATTTAGAGGTAGGTTATAGAAGCCCAAAATTAAATGGGTATTATGGCGAGTATTTTTACTGCCCTGATTTTGTTTTAAAAAAGTTATCTCTTTTATCAAATAAGAAATTAGTAATCATATTAGATGAAAAAAATATAAAACTAGAGACCGTAGAAGAGCTATTAAAGCCATGTTTAGGTGTAATAACGATGGTTAGAATTGCCATTGATCCTGAACAATTGTTGAGGGCAATTGATTTGGCTAAAAAAGTTAAATCAATGGGATTCGAAGTTGGATTCAATGTTATGTACATGTCAAAATGGAAAAGTCTACCTGAATTTTTATCTAATTTAAAACATGTAGATGGAGTAGCAGATTATTTTTATATGGTAGATTCATATGGAGGTGTTTATCCTGAGGATGTAAAAGAAATTTTTTCTCTGGTTCGTTCTCAAATGAAAACTAAGATTGGTTTTCATGGTCATAATAATTTAGAACTTGCCCTTGTAAATACTTTGACTGCAATTGAATGTGGTGCAGATATGGTTGATGCAACTATTACAGGAATGGGAAGAGGTGCCGGAAATTTAAAAACAGAACTTTTGTTGACAGCCTTAAATCAGAGAAATAATATAGAAGTTGATTTCAATGCTTTGTCTGCAGTTACAGATGCTTTTTTTCAATTACAAAAAGAATATGAATGGGGTACAAATTTACCTTATATGGTATCAGGAGC contains:
- a CDS encoding T9SS C-terminal target domain-containing protein → MKQVLFFFFITFCQTNAQTYNCTDPMAKNYNSKATINDGSCFYDVKKVKPKYSKRLSDSIKETSGLLSFDNLLWTHNDDHDRTIYGLDTLGKIQKKIILDKVINRDWEEITQDSSYLYIGDFGNNFAGNRTDLQILKIEKKSFLEGNPIIETISFTYADQIDFSPQKPNSTDFDCEAFIVSKDSIYLFTKQWKSSQTNIYALPNQSGNHIAKFKESLDTKGLVTGATYLEEKKLIVLCGYSKHGKPFLYLLYDFKDHDFLSGNKRRIDLQLSFHQIEGIATNDGLHYYLTNEALVRKPVLNVHQQIHYFDLSPILNSYLHK
- a CDS encoding aldolase catalytic domain-containing protein translates to MKILDCTLRDGGYYTNWDFDKNLVDTYLTAMNDLPVEYLEVGYRSPKLNGYYGEYFYCPDFVLKKLSLLSNKKLVIILDEKNIKLETVEELLKPCLGVITMVRIAIDPEQLLRAIDLAKKVKSMGFEVGFNVMYMSKWKSLPEFLSNLKHVDGVADYFYMVDSYGGVYPEDVKEIFSLVRSQMKTKIGFHGHNNLELALVNTLTAIECGADMVDATITGMGRGAGNLKTELLLTALNQRNNIEVDFNALSAVTDAFFQLQKEYEWGTNLPYMVSGANSLPQKDVMEWVSKRYYSINSIVRALHQQKNKEVNKFPFFNTNKHKQYKYALIIGGGPTAVQKSDAIIEFINKFGNDIVVIHASSKNSIAYKNVNCQNFYCLVGNEGNRLTSVFKKIEEFKGICVLPPSPRKMGTFVPEKLISETTELSEVNFTNLLNDSHTAIALQIAINLNVKECFIVGYDGYSNANVGNKEQELFLENEALFAHSQENGIDLISLTPTRYKNLTIDSIYSKI